A single region of the Thermomicrobiales bacterium genome encodes:
- a CDS encoding VOC family protein encodes MAGWATGVTAITLFVEDIEATKRFYQEIFEQPLMFEDSVSAAFKFGDLIVNLLANSEAEGLIGPALVATAAGGSRIQLTITVEDVDAVCADLVRRGVALINGPMDRPWGIRTACFRDPAGHVWEVAS; translated from the coding sequence ATGGCAGGATGGGCGACCGGTGTAACGGCGATAACGTTGTTCGTTGAGGACATCGAAGCGACGAAGCGGTTCTACCAGGAGATATTCGAGCAGCCGTTGATGTTCGAGGACAGTGTTTCCGCCGCGTTCAAATTCGGCGACCTGATCGTCAATCTGCTGGCCAATTCTGAAGCGGAGGGACTCATCGGCCCGGCACTGGTTGCAACCGCTGCCGGTGGCTCACGCATTCAGCTCACCATCACGGTTGAGGATGTCGATGCTGTGTGCGCCGACCTCGTGCGTCGCGGCGTCGCATTGATCAACGGCCCGATGGATCGACCGTGGGGCATCCGCACCGCCTGCTTCCGCGATCCGGCCGGGCATGTCTGGGAGGTCGCTTCCTAG
- a CDS encoding DUF6069 family protein produces the protein MEVGRAAAGHRGDAFPVSLLGPISSAVDTSSKLALIYLHIGAAATIIPLMGRTASRCLQA, from the coding sequence GTGGAGGTCGGTCGAGCAGCGGCCGGTCATCGCGGTGACGCTTTTCCCGTCTCGTTGCTCGGACCGATCAGTAGCGCGGTTGATACGTCGTCGAAGCTGGCGCTGATTTACCTGCACATCGGCGCGGCGGCGACGATCATCCCGCTGATGGGCCGGACCGCCAGCCGCTGCCTCCAGGCATAG
- a CDS encoding TetR/AcrR family transcriptional regulator has translation MRATPRRQRSRTQPSLTEQARRAQIVAAAIETIVELGYPRASFAQIAKRAGLSSTGLISYHFTSKKDLDWAVVTEVYARLEAHMTIAMSDVSGPQAALVAYIEGLIDFMRRDPNALRAMVGVVMHGGVSYDAGSEIAATEGISAILEWGQREGVFRAFNVHVMATTIQRSLDGIPLAQSVDEHLDLDQYARELVMLFTLATQAQRI, from the coding sequence ATGCGAGCAACACCACGTCGACAGCGATCACGAACACAACCGAGCCTGACCGAGCAAGCGCGGCGAGCGCAGATCGTCGCCGCAGCGATTGAGACGATCGTTGAGCTGGGCTATCCGCGCGCGTCGTTCGCCCAGATCGCGAAGCGAGCGGGCTTGAGCAGCACCGGCCTGATCTCTTATCACTTCACCAGCAAGAAGGATCTGGACTGGGCGGTTGTCACCGAGGTCTACGCGCGTCTTGAGGCGCACATGACAATCGCGATGTCCGATGTCAGCGGCCCACAGGCAGCGCTGGTCGCGTACATCGAGGGACTCATCGACTTCATGCGCCGCGATCCGAACGCGCTGCGGGCCATGGTCGGCGTCGTCATGCACGGCGGCGTGAGCTATGACGCCGGTTCCGAGATTGCAGCCACTGAGGGCATCAGCGCCATTCTGGAATGGGGGCAGCGCGAGGGTGTCTTTCGCGCATTCAACGTCCACGTCATGGCGACAACGATTCAACGCTCGCTCGATGGCATACCGCTGGCGCAATCGGTCGATGAGCATCTGGACCTCGACCAGTATGCGCGTGAGCTGGTCATGCTCTTCACACTGGCAACACAAGCACAACGGATATGA